The following proteins are encoded in a genomic region of Rattus rattus isolate New Zealand chromosome 2, Rrattus_CSIRO_v1, whole genome shotgun sequence:
- the LOC116894242 gene encoding olfactory receptor 14C36-like: MVNSTLVAGFLLEVFAETWEFRLLLSVLFLLVYLGSLLGNFIIIIATTIDQTLNTPMYFFLRNLSILDMGYVSVTMPTACINSLTDHRNISVFGCAAQIFLVLFCACIEILFLTIMAQDRYVAICKPLLYPVIMNHQFCVQMTLTTLLSSLVIASVHTLKTFQLSFCHSNVVPQFFCDIPSLLRLSCSDTFNNKLLLLLTAIGLSGSCFTFIAVSYVRIISAVLKVPVKGDRGKAFSTCVPHIIVVSVFLSSGAYVYLRPQSTSEIVEDMILSVFYTIVPPFLNPIIYSFRNKQIKEAVKKVIFRYVYS, from the coding sequence ATGGTGAATTCTACCCTGGTGGCTGGGTTTCTCCTGGAGGTTTTTGCTGAGACTTGGGAGTTCAGGCTTCTACTCAGTGTACTGTTCCTACTGGTGTACCTGGGAAGCCTGTTAGGgaattttatcatcatcattgctACTACAATTGACCAGACCCTGAAtacacccatgtacttcttcctcagaaaTCTGTCCATCCTAGACATGGGCTATGTTTCTGTTACTATGCCCACTGCATGTATCAACTCTCTCACAGACCatagaaatatttctgtttttggaTGTGCCGCACAAATCTTTTTGGTCCTCTTTTGTGCATGTATAGAGATTCTGTTTCTTACCATCATGGCCCaggaccgctatgtggccatctgcaagccTCTCCTCTACCCTGTGATCATGAATCACCAGTTCTGTGTTCAGATGACACTGACTACCCTACTTAGCTCTCTTGTCATTGCAAGTGTGCACACTTTAAAAACTTTCCAGTTGTCCTTCTGTCATTCTAATGTAGTCCCTCAGTTCTTCTGTGATATCCCCTCTTTGTTGAGGCTTTCTTGCTCTGACACCTTTAACAACAAACTCTTACTTCTTCTGACTGCCATTGGGCTCAGTGGTAGTTGCTTTACCTTCATTGCTGTATCATATGTTCGCATAATATCAGCTGTGTTGAAGGTTCCTGTCAAAGGAGATCGAGGGAAAGCCTTTTCCACTTGTGTCCCTCACATTATTGTGGTGTCTGTGTTTCTTAGTTCTGGTGCCTATGTATATCTAAGACCTCAATCAACCTCAGAAATAGTTGAGGATAtgattctttctgtattttatacCATTGTTCCTCCATTCTTAAATCCTATCATCTATAGTTTTAGAAACAAACAGATAAAGGAGGCTGTGAAGAAAGTAATATTTAGATATGTTTATagttga